The window GGACCCACCGCGAAATAACATAGGTAACTTTTTAGACTGTACTCAACCATTTTCACAAGCAAGCAGCTCGATTAACTTCAAAAATAAGTATGCGTTACCCAGGTTATTTCGTAACGAGTCCTAAGGCTGTTCTCAATGCTCAGTCAGCCAGATATCTATCGCACCTCTGGTCAACTACCCGTCACTAAAGTGGCAGGCATGTAATAGTGCCCCGGTTGACCAGCCTTAGTCTTAATTGACTACGTTGTAAATGTCATGATACCTGCGAATGCTTCCTCAGTTTGTAGCTCTATCGTGTAGCATTAAAAGTCCTGAGAGGTAGGGGCGGTGTGTTACACATAACAAGCATATCCAACATTGGCGAGAGGAGATACGAAAGTACGTTACCTGCGGAGGAAACTCGTTTCCAAAGCAGAGTGGAGAAATCCAAACATGAAAGGAATGCCAGAAAATTGACGGCATTCCTCTCATGACTAAAGTCAAAAGCATCCTGCCTTATTTTTTCGTGAACTATACCCCGGGAACTCTGGTGAACTATACTCCGGGAACTCTGGTGAACTATACTCCGGGAACTCTGGTGAACTATACTCCGGGAATTACCAGACCATGGGTATAGGCAGGGATATACCCGCAACGGCATTTTATCTCCCGAAGCGGGAAGACTCCTTCCTCGGACAATCCGGTAGAACCGGATTGGACAGGTGGGAGATGAGAGCGTCAACTTCCCCACAATCCGAAGATAATAATTTCGTAGATCTTCATAAGTTACAAAGCATAAATTATAAGGATGCTTCGAGGTAACAGATACCGAATTTACCCTAATAAGGAGCAAAAAGCTCTTATGGAAAAACACTTCGGTAGCTGTCGTTTTGTCTATAATAAACTCCTTGAAATCAAATAGTTAATGTATAAAAAATTCAGAATAAGTCTCTCGGAGTTTGACCTTAATAATCACCTCTTAGTTTTGAAAGAAGTGTATCCCTGGTTGAAAGAAGTTAATGCAGGAGCATTGCAACAAGCAAGTAGAAATCTGAATAAAGCTTTTACAAACTTCTTTAATTTTGGATTTGGGTATCCTCAAAAGAAAAAGAAAAAGGATCACCATTTTTCCTTTCAGATTCCTCAACACTATAGTCTTGATACATCTATTTCCAAAGTTTTGTTGCCTAAGTTTGGTTGGATTAAGGTTAAGATGCATAGGGAAATTAGCAAAGGAATTTTGAAAACTATAACTATATCCAGAACACCAACAGGAACTATATCCAGAACACCAACAGGAAAATACTACATAAGTTTTCTAACAAATGATGGAGAAAAACTTCCCGAAAAACAAGAATTTTCTCATGCTACCTTGATTGGAATAGATGTAGGAGTTACGACTTTCGCTACTCTTTCTACCGGAGAAAAAATTGATAACCCAAAATTCCTGAAAAACTCTCTTGAAAGATTGAAATGTTTGCAAAGAAGAGTTTCTAAGAAAGTTAAAGGTTCGAAAAACCGGAGAAAGGCAGTCTATAAACTTACGAAAATCCACGAAAAAATAAGTAATCAAAGGCATGATTTCCAGCATAAAGTTTCAAATCGGTTAATCAGCGAAAACCAAGCAATAGCCGTTGAAACTCTCAATATTAAAGGATTAAAGAAAAACCACAAATTAGCTCAGGTTATCAGTGATTCAGCATGGTATTCTTTCGTACTGAAATTAACGTACAAAGCTGAATGGGTAGGAAAAACTATACTGAAAATAGGCATGTTTGAACCTTCCTCTAAAACCTGTAACGTTTGTGGTTACAATCTTAACGAATTAAGTTTAGATGTTAGAGAGTGGCAATGTCCTGATTGCAAAAATACGCATGATCGAGACATTAATGCCGCTATCAATATTAAGAAAATTGCTGTAGGGACTACAGTTTGAGCCTGTGGACTTGGAAAAAACGGCAACCGCCAAGTATGAAGCAGGAAGCTACTTACTCAAAAACTTGAGCTATTAAGCGAAAGTTTTAGGGAGGGGTAGTTCACGATGGCAGGGTAGGATAAATTTCACTTGCAATATAATTAAATTGTTATTAATGTATAGCTAGATTCATTCTAATTTTTTTATATAAATTAAAGAGTTAAATTAAAGTAATAAGTGTTACATTATTATAAAATTATTCTTAATTTCACCCTACACTTATATACTAATTCCACCTTTTTAATGTAAATATTATTGCTCTTTCACGTCTTCTTATAACTGGTTTTTGGGGTGTTCGGGATAGATATTAGTAAAAAAATTTTCATAATAACAATTTTAATTTTTGTCGTTTTTACTACTACATTTACGTTTGCCTACAATGTACAGCTTTCCAATTTTTTGGAGCTTGAACAGGCAGACACATTTAGGAATGTTGGAAGAATACAAAATGTAGTTTCTACCGAACAGAATTATCTTAATAACATGGTTCAGGACTGGGCCTGCTGGGACGATACTTACCGTTTTATCGATGATCAAAACCAGGGGTATATAAAAGTAAACCTTCAGAACGAGACTCTTGCAGGACTCAAAGTCAATGTTATGCTTTTTGTGAATGAGACTGGATCGCTTGTTTATGAGAAATCGATCGATCTTGACACAGGCGAGGAAAAGCCGGTTCCTGAAGAGCTTATTAAACTGATAAAAAGCGGTGCTCTTTCCACAAAATCAGAAGATGATGATATGAGCGGCTGTATTTTGCTCGATGAAAACCCCATGTTTATTTCCTGCCATCCGATCCTTACGACAGGATATGAGGGGCCTGTGAAGGGCACTTTAATTTTTGGGAGGTACTTTGACAGGGATCTTCTTGATTATTTTAGCGAAACTGCATGCTCTTCAATTTTTATGTATAGGGCCGATAGAGATATGCCTTCCGATTTTCAAGCAAAACGTCAAAATTTTTCTGAGTTTCCGACCAGGATTATTGTCGAACCCCTCAGTGAAAAGACAATAGCAGGGTATTTTGATTTAATGGATATTTCAGGCCAGCCGGCTATTATTATGAGAGCTGATTTCCCAAGAGACCTCTATTTGAACGGCGAAAAAACCCTGAATTCTATGTATTTTTTCCTTTTACTAACCGGAATTGTGACGGGGGTAGGAGTTAAATTTGCACTTGACAATTTCTTCGTTTCGAGACTGGTTGAGATTGACACTTTCGTTACAAGAGTCAGGTCGGAAAAAGATCTTTCAAAAAGATTGCCCCTCAAAGACAGCGATGAACTCTATCGCCTGTCAAGAGAAATAAACGGGATGCTGAATGAAATTGACCTGGCACAACAGGAATTAAAGGCTCAGGAACGCGAAAAAAAGGTTCTGCTCGATTCTTTAAACGAGCTGGTTCTTTTCGTGAATCCTCAGCTTAATATCATCTGGGCAAACAAAGCTGCTCTTGAATATATGCATGTGGACCTTGAGAAAGCAATGGGAAGACGCCTTAAACCTACTCTGGGTATAAGCAGTCCCCTGGTTGAGCACCTGCAGCTTGAAGAGATCTTTATATCAGGAAATAAGGCATCAGGGGAATTTATTGCAGAGGACGGCAACTCCTGGTTTATCCAGGCAATCCCGGTAACTGACAATGACGGCAAGATCGTAGGCGTCCTGGAGACCTGCAGAAATATTACTGGAAAGAAAGCAGTAGAAAAACTTTATCAGGAAAAACAAATAGCAGAAATTGCAAACCATACCAAGAGCGAGTTCCTGGCAAATGTGAGCCATGAACTGAGGACCCCGCTGAACTCAATTATAGGGTTCTCAGACCTGCTGTATGAACAGGTTTTTGGGGAGTTGAATGAAAAGCAGTTAAAGTATACAGGCAATATTTCAAAGAGTGGAAAGCACCTTCTGAACCTTATCAATGACATTCTTGACCTTTCTAAAGTAGAAGCAGGAAAAATGGAGCTTGATTATAAGGAGTTTGAACTCGCTAATAAGCTCAACACGATAAAAAACCTCCTTTCTCCTATCGCATACCGGAAAAATATTCAAATTGAAGTCGATATTGGTAGCAAGCTTACCAGCATCCGTGCAGATGAGGAAAAGTTTTTCCAGATTATGTACAATCTCGTAGATAATGCTATAAAGTTCTCCTCTGAAAACAGTTCTGTAAAAATAGGGGCAAGAATAAAAGGAGACCTGGTAGAAATAACAGTTAAGGATACAGGAATTGGGATCAAAGTTGAGGATCAGTACAAACTCTTCAAGCCCTTCAGCCAGGTCGATTCCTTTTCCTCAAAAACATCCCAGGGAACGGGGCTTGGTCTTTCTTTAGTTAAGGAGATTGTGCACTTGCACGGAGGATATGTCTGGTTCAGGAGCAGCCCTGGCGAGGGGAGTACCTTTGCTTTCACAATTCCGATAAAGGGAGATAAAAGAAATGATGGTGGTGCTGAGTTAAATAGAAAATAATTCTTCAGCCTGTCAAAACAGTTGATTGTGAAATCTAAATGCCAGTAAATCTCTTAATTTCCACTCTAAATCTGTATTCGAGCCTTCCCTGAATTTTATTGCGCTGTATAAATAAGTTAAAGAGTTTAAATATTCAAATACATCCTGACAACAAGCCAGATAATAAACCATCCAATAGCTGAGAGCAAATTCTTCCTTAATTCTGTTTCCATATACCTGAAAATACGTTATTAATATTTAATTTTTTTTCTCTGTGTGCAAAATATCCAGCCATCTGTTAATCTTAATATAAAAGATTCCGTTTTCCTCCATGAAATAGTTATACGAATCATGCGACTGTTTTGCTGGAAAAGCTGATTTTTTGTATATAGAGGTATGTTGTAAAAATCCATGTTTATGAATATTTATGAAAACCAAATGTTATAAAATAATTTCGATTAGCTCTGAAGTTAGCGGCAGTTAAGAAGATTATGAGATTTTATAAATGGCATCGTTAGGAGTAAAATCTTGGAATATGACTATATTTTCCTATTCAACAATTTAAAAACAGGGGCAAGTGACTTATCAATATGGATCCGTCTCAAACATTTCTTTCAGGCTGCTGCTTCATAGACGCTGTGGTTATCACCAGCATAAGAATCATAGATGTGCTGGAAAACGGTATTGCATTTCTCTTCATAAGCTATTACCCCGTATGAATCGGGCAACCCTCTATCCAGTTCATCTTCGATTTCTTTTTTGACTGCGGCGATTGCCTGCTGTTTTTTTCGCCAATCCAGAACCAGTTTTTCAGCTTTTAACGTGGCAAGCAGTTCTTTTGCAACTTTCCTTACCTGACTCTTCTCTTTTTCTTTCAGGTCAGGTTTTTTAAGTTTATCGAAAAGGGAGAGTTCTTCCTCACTCAAACTTTCTATGATTGCCCTTTCATCCTCTTGTTTTAACTCTTTCGCAAATTTGATTAATTCTTTATAGTGATAATCTACATTTGCAGAACCTGAATTATACGCTTCTATAAGCGTTTCGAATTTCTTCTGGTAATCAAGGCGACTGCTATTTAGTCGAACCATTTCTCTTAATTTGTAAGAGATCAGGTTTTTCAACCACTCAAACTCGGTGTTCTTATGCTGCTCGTCGAATCTGTCTGCCAGAGCATCGAAGTCGATATCTTTAAGGCCGAATATTCTGCCTTTTTTTGACTCCTCGATAATGTATTTTTTAGATTCAATCGATTTATCAAGGACTCTCTGGATACTGTCCCTTATTTTTGAGATATCAACTTCAGGGTCAAGGGAACGAATTTCTTTTACCAGCTCTTCATATAGAGTTATTTGTGAAAGAAACTCCGAAGCTCGTTTATGGGGAAGTATGGATTTATAAATTTTTAAGGCAGCTCCAGCTTCGGTTAAAAATTTCTTCTTTGTTGATTCATTTTTAAGAATTGCATCAGTGGCATCTTTTAAGAGCCTTATCTTTTCAAAACCCGTTTTTGTTTTAAGGATCTTTTTGGAATCTACAGAAAGCCCGGACAGGAATTTATTTATTTCTTTTATTTTCTTTTTAAGGGTTTTTAGAAGTTTCTCTTTCGATTTTATCGGGGCCTCCCTTCCACCGGATTTGGGTGAGGCGTATATTTTCAGGGCCTGTTCAAGATTTTCGAAGATACCAACGTAATCAACAATGAAACCTCCGGTCTTTTCTCCAAATACCCTGTTAGCCCTGGCAATTGTTTGCATGAGGCTGTGGCCTTTCATGGGCCTGTCAAGGTAAATCGTTGAAAGTGAGGGGACATCGAAGCCTTCTCTCCATTTGCTGCATACGAAAACAATTTTAAGGCTGCTCTTTGAGTCCTTAAAAATTTCTTCCAGGTCTTCCTCAATCATTCTTTTTCTGTGCGGCCTGATATCCAGCTTATTTTCTTCAAACTTCTTTACTTCATTCTGCCCCTGGCTGACAACAACAGCCATGTCTACGCCTTCAAATTCGGAGATCAGTTTTTCCAGAACTTTAGCTTCCTCACCTTCTGTTATGGCTTTTCTCTGCTCCTTGAGTTCGTTGATATACATGTTCCAGTATTTTTGGACTTTATCGTACATCTTTACCGTTGTGAGCTTATCGATGGATATGACAAGGGCTTTTCCGGCATAACCCCGTGTAACATAATGTTCTACAATGTCTTTTGCAATCGTTTCTAGCCGGTCTTCTCTTACTATGACATTGTATTCGTTTGCAAACTCTGTGGCAAGTTTGGACTCTTCTTCGTCATCAAGGCCGGCTTTTTCAATTTCTCCGTAAATATCATCATTGAGATTCTCGTTTTTCAACTGGACTTCAGGCACACGATTTTCATAATAGAGAGGAACAGTTGCCCCGTCTGCTATGGAGTGCTTGAAATTGTAGATGCTCACATAGTCCCCAAAGGTGTCCCTTGTTTTTTCTTCTCCCACTATTAACGGCGTGCCGGTAAAGCCGATGAAACCCGCATTCGGGAGAGCATCCTTCATGTTCTGGGCGAGGGTATCATACTGGATCCTGTGGGCTTCGTCCGCAATTATTATGATGTCATCCCTGTCCGAAAGCAAAGGATGTTTTACGCCTTTTTTTGTCCCGAATTTGTGGATCAGAGTGAAAACCAGCCTGTGGTCTTCAGTAAGCAGCTGCTTGAGATGTCCCCCACTTCTGGCCTGCACGCCTACTTCGCTTATTACGCCTGCGTTCTGGAAGTTCCGGTAGATCTGCTCGTCAAGTTCTTCCCTGTCGGTAACGACAACAAAGGTATAGTTGCCCGGGAATTTTCGCAGGATTTTTTGTGCAAAAAAGATCATGGAATAGCTTTTTCCCGAACCCTGAGTGTGCCAGAAGACCCCTATTTTCCCTTCGTTTTCTTTGCGTTTCTTGAAGGATTCTATGGCATTGTTGACCCCAAGGTACTGGTGATTTTTGGAAATGATCTTTACAGGGTGCCCTTCGCTGCTTGAAAAAAGAGTGAAATTTTCGAGAATATCAAGGAAGCGGCTTTTTTCACAGCTGCCTGTAATCATTGTGTCCAGCAGGGAGTCTCCGGGTTCTTTTTCGTCCCTAACCCGTTTCCATTCTCCAAAGTGTTCAAACCCACTTGTAATGGTTCCGATTTTTGATTCCCTGCCATTGGAAAGGATTATGAAAGCATTGTACCAGAAAAGCTGAGGAATTGTGTCTTTATAATCCGTAAGGTTATCGTCATATGCCTCTTTGACTCTTCTGCCAGTAGCTTTTACTTCGATGAAAATCAGAGGAATTCCGTTTACAAAACCTAAAAGGTCAGTCCTCCGGGTATGCATCTCTCCAGTTATCCAGAACTGGGACGCTAAAAAGAATTCGTTGTTTTTGGGGCTGTCAAAATCAATAATTTTAACTGTCTGGTCTTCAATTTCCCCTTTTTCATTCCGAACTTTGACCTTGACCCCGTTTTTGATTAACGAATAAACTTCCTGATTTGCTTTTACAGGGCTCAACCTGCTTCTGTCCTTTGCCAGTTCCTCGATTGCCCGCTCTTCAGCTTCACCGCAAATGTCAGGATTAAGCTTTTTGATTGCCTCACTCAGCTTCCGGACAAGTAACACTTCTGATTTTGTTTTCCTGCCCAGGGTCCCTTTCCCGTCAAGCCAGAATTTTTCGTGGAAACAGTTCTGATGAGGGTATCCCAGTTTTTCGAATTCCAGAATTGCGGACTTTTCTACGAGGGAGTCTTCACTGTAATCGGAATCTGTTTCAGAAAATTCTTCTGGAATTGTTATCTGGTCTGCTAGAGTAACTTTTTGCATCCTATCATCTTTTTTTCCAGCTCCGTTTCGGGCAAGTTCCACGCTGGAAATTTTGTACTGAAAAATAGATTCAAATTTGTTGTCATCTTTTAGATTACTCTCTTATTTAAATTATATTGATTTGAGGTTTCAAATCTGAAAAAAGTATAAGCCTGAGCATGCAAAATGAAGGATGATGGATGAAGAAATGAAGAATGAAGAATGAAGAATAAAATATCAAACAAGAAGCAAGACAAAAGGGGAAGAAAGATCTCAGTTGTCCTGTAATTCTCCTTCAAAAAAGTCGTATTCCAGATCAGAGATACAATACTCGATAGTGGCGATCCCGTAAGGACCATTCTTTGAATCCTGGTATATTTTCTGAAGCCTTTCCCTGAAGTCAGGATATAATTTCTGCCCTTCCTCAGTCCTGATCAGCTCACAGACCTTTTCCATCATTTCAGATCCACCTACGTAAGATTTCTCGTCAATACCTGAAAACTCGCGGCGATATTTCAGCACATTTTCCACAAGGGTAAGGGCCAGGTTCATCGTCCCCTTAATATCTCCGGAAGCCTCAGAATAATCATTGACAGCTTTTTTTGCCACCGAATAACGAGGTCTACTGGCGGCTCCCCGTGGTGGATAGTAAACATTTATGACTTTTTTCCGGTAAGCCTCCAGAATTTCGCTGCCTCCTTCTACCTTCGCGTATCTGGCAGTTACATACCGACGGTTGTCAGCCGAATGTTTGTACAGATCGTGGAGCAAGTTAATGAGTTCCTTCTGATCTGCTTCTTGAAACAATTTCTTCAATTCAGACCATTTTAAAGTTGCTTCTTCTGCCATGCTTTCACCAGAATCCGTCTTCATTGCTTGTGTTCTTCAAAAAACTCTTCAACATCTTCCACAAAAATAGCGATATCGTCCCCAAACCCATAGCCGAAATCATCCGATTCGCTGCGGAGTTTGAGCAGCCGTGTTTTAAAATGGGGGTAGAAGCTTTGTCCGTCCGGGGTTTTGATAAGTTCACAGAACTTCCTAAGCATTTCATACCCTACATCATAGAATTCCTCGTCAATGTCCCCGTATTCATTGATGAATTCAACGACGTTTTCTACAAAAAAAAGCATCAGTTCCATTGTCCCTGCGAGATCTCCCGAGCCTTCGGAATAATCCAGGACCGCTTTCCTCACCACATCCGACTGAAGCCCTCCATATCCTTTGTCAGAGAAAAACTCATTCCTGATTACCCTCTGGAAACTCTCCAGGACCCAGTCGCTCTTTTTCCCCTTAGAGTGCCTGGGAATGATTATCTGGCGGTTCTCAGCCGAGTGCCTGTATAGGTTCCGGATGAGGTCGATGAGATCTTTTTTGTCAGTATCCTGAAGGGTTTTCTCCACTTCTGCCCATTTTACGGAATCTGCTTTTGCCATATCTATTCCTTCATTCTTCAAGGTGCCTGCTAAGTTCGTAAGAATACCTCAAAGCTTTATCCCGAATTTCTTTTCAAATTCACTTCCCAAAATAGTCCCCTCTTTTTTGATCTCATCCAGTCTCTCAAGGTATTCTTTTCTTACAGGATGCAGTTTGCTGTTAATTAGCTCAGGGCTTTCCTTGATTTCGATATTTTTGGTGTTATGTGTCATTTTTATCTTCTTCAAAACGCTCTTCAAAAAACGCTTCTATATCTGCTATGAGGATGCAAATTGCATCTTCAAAACCCCATCCGATGTATTCCAGACCCGTGCCGGCCTTAAGCACCCGTTCCCTGAAAAGAGGATAATATTTCTGTCCTTCTTCAGTTTTTAATTGTTCACAGAGCCTATCCAGCATCCCTTCGATATTGTCATATAACTCATCATCTATGGCTCCAAAAATACTGGCAAATTGGACCCCTCCTTCAACATATGTAAGCATCAGGTCCAGAGTTCCCACAAAATCCCCTGAAGCATTTGAATAATCACTGATAGCTCTTTCCGCTTCAGAGTAACGGATTTCTTCCAGCCCCTTTTCAGGAAGGAACTCTTCCTTAATGATTTTCCGGTACTTCTCCAGCATCTTACCCATTTTCTTCTTTACCCTCTCCCCCAGGTATCTGGAATTTATGAGCATTCGGT is drawn from Methanosarcina lacustris Z-7289 and contains these coding sequences:
- a CDS encoding helix-turn-helix domain-containing protein, which produces MLRGNRYRIYPNKEQKALMEKHFGSCRFVYNKLLEIK
- a CDS encoding RNA-guided endonuclease TnpB family protein; translation: MYKKFRISLSEFDLNNHLLVLKEVYPWLKEVNAGALQQASRNLNKAFTNFFNFGFGYPQKKKKKDHHFSFQIPQHYSLDTSISKVLLPKFGWIKVKMHREISKGILKTITISRTPTGTISRTPTGKYYISFLTNDGEKLPEKQEFSHATLIGIDVGVTTFATLSTGEKIDNPKFLKNSLERLKCLQRRVSKKVKGSKNRRKAVYKLTKIHEKISNQRHDFQHKVSNRLISENQAIAVETLNIKGLKKNHKLAQVISDSAWYSFVLKLTYKAEWVGKTILKIGMFEPSSKTCNVCGYNLNELSLDVREWQCPDCKNTHDRDINAAINIKKIAVGTTV
- a CDS encoding sensor histidine kinase produces the protein MFGIDISKKIFIITILIFVVFTTTFTFAYNVQLSNFLELEQADTFRNVGRIQNVVSTEQNYLNNMVQDWACWDDTYRFIDDQNQGYIKVNLQNETLAGLKVNVMLFVNETGSLVYEKSIDLDTGEEKPVPEELIKLIKSGALSTKSEDDDMSGCILLDENPMFISCHPILTTGYEGPVKGTLIFGRYFDRDLLDYFSETACSSIFMYRADRDMPSDFQAKRQNFSEFPTRIIVEPLSEKTIAGYFDLMDISGQPAIIMRADFPRDLYLNGEKTLNSMYFFLLLTGIVTGVGVKFALDNFFVSRLVEIDTFVTRVRSEKDLSKRLPLKDSDELYRLSREINGMLNEIDLAQQELKAQEREKKVLLDSLNELVLFVNPQLNIIWANKAALEYMHVDLEKAMGRRLKPTLGISSPLVEHLQLEEIFISGNKASGEFIAEDGNSWFIQAIPVTDNDGKIVGVLETCRNITGKKAVEKLYQEKQIAEIANHTKSEFLANVSHELRTPLNSIIGFSDLLYEQVFGELNEKQLKYTGNISKSGKHLLNLINDILDLSKVEAGKMELDYKEFELANKLNTIKNLLSPIAYRKNIQIEVDIGSKLTSIRADEEKFFQIMYNLVDNAIKFSSENSSVKIGARIKGDLVEITVKDTGIGIKVEDQYKLFKPFSQVDSFSSKTSQGTGLGLSLVKEIVHLHGGYVWFRSSPGEGSTFAFTIPIKGDKRNDGGAELNRK
- a CDS encoding type I restriction endonuclease subunit R; translation: MELARNGAGKKDDRMQKVTLADQITIPEEFSETDSDYSEDSLVEKSAILEFEKLGYPHQNCFHEKFWLDGKGTLGRKTKSEVLLVRKLSEAIKKLNPDICGEAEERAIEELAKDRSRLSPVKANQEVYSLIKNGVKVKVRNEKGEIEDQTVKIIDFDSPKNNEFFLASQFWITGEMHTRRTDLLGFVNGIPLIFIEVKATGRRVKEAYDDNLTDYKDTIPQLFWYNAFIILSNGRESKIGTITSGFEHFGEWKRVRDEKEPGDSLLDTMITGSCEKSRFLDILENFTLFSSSEGHPVKIISKNHQYLGVNNAIESFKKRKENEGKIGVFWHTQGSGKSYSMIFFAQKILRKFPGNYTFVVVTDREELDEQIYRNFQNAGVISEVGVQARSGGHLKQLLTEDHRLVFTLIHKFGTKKGVKHPLLSDRDDIIIIADEAHRIQYDTLAQNMKDALPNAGFIGFTGTPLIVGEEKTRDTFGDYVSIYNFKHSIADGATVPLYYENRVPEVQLKNENLNDDIYGEIEKAGLDDEEESKLATEFANEYNVIVREDRLETIAKDIVEHYVTRGYAGKALVISIDKLTTVKMYDKVQKYWNMYINELKEQRKAITEGEEAKVLEKLISEFEGVDMAVVVSQGQNEVKKFEENKLDIRPHRKRMIEEDLEEIFKDSKSSLKIVFVCSKWREGFDVPSLSTIYLDRPMKGHSLMQTIARANRVFGEKTGGFIVDYVGIFENLEQALKIYASPKSGGREAPIKSKEKLLKTLKKKIKEINKFLSGLSVDSKKILKTKTGFEKIRLLKDATDAILKNESTKKKFLTEAGAALKIYKSILPHKRASEFLSQITLYEELVKEIRSLDPEVDISKIRDSIQRVLDKSIESKKYIIEESKKGRIFGLKDIDFDALADRFDEQHKNTEFEWLKNLISYKLREMVRLNSSRLDYQKKFETLIEAYNSGSANVDYHYKELIKFAKELKQEDERAIIESLSEEELSLFDKLKKPDLKEKEKSQVRKVAKELLATLKAEKLVLDWRKKQQAIAAVKKEIEDELDRGLPDSYGVIAYEEKCNTVFQHIYDSYAGDNHSVYEAAA